A genomic window from Motilibacter aurantiacus includes:
- a CDS encoding ABC transporter ATP-binding protein — translation MISADGVSFAYGRTEVLEGAGLTAKPGQVLGLIGPNGSGKTTLLRTLYASLKPSQGTVLLDGTDLRKVPTREAATKLAVVVQEHGGDMPLLVSEMVMLGRAPHLSTFQRASGRDTAIVADALHRVGVTHLADRPFVGLSGGEKQRVLLARALAQQAEHLLLDEPTNHLDIRYQHEILDLVRSLGITAVVVLHDLNLAARYCHELVLLKKGRVVAAGTPDEVLVPSVLEPVYEVEVRRLDVDGELHLLFRPQHTLSVPALQEIA, via the coding sequence GTGATCTCCGCCGACGGGGTCTCCTTCGCGTACGGCCGCACGGAGGTCCTCGAGGGGGCCGGCCTGACGGCGAAGCCGGGGCAGGTGCTCGGCCTGATCGGGCCGAACGGCAGCGGCAAGACCACGCTGCTGCGCACCCTCTACGCCTCGTTGAAGCCGTCGCAGGGCACGGTCCTGCTGGACGGCACCGACCTGCGCAAGGTGCCCACGCGCGAGGCGGCGACCAAGCTCGCCGTCGTCGTCCAGGAGCACGGCGGGGACATGCCGCTCCTGGTCTCGGAGATGGTCATGCTGGGCCGGGCGCCGCACCTGTCGACCTTCCAGCGGGCCTCGGGCAGGGACACGGCCATCGTGGCCGACGCGCTGCACCGCGTCGGGGTGACGCACCTTGCCGACCGGCCGTTCGTCGGCCTCTCCGGCGGCGAGAAGCAGCGTGTGCTGCTCGCCCGAGCCCTGGCCCAGCAGGCCGAGCACCTGCTGCTCGACGAGCCCACCAACCACCTCGACATCCGCTACCAGCACGAGATCCTCGACCTGGTGCGCTCGCTCGGGATCACGGCGGTCGTCGTGCTGCACGACCTCAACCTCGCCGCCCGCTACTGCCACGAGCTCGTCCTGCTGAAGAAGGGGCGGGTCGTCGCCGCCGGCACCCCCGACGAGGTCCTCGTCCCGTCCGTCCTCGAGCCCGTCTACGAGGTGGAGGTACGCCGCCTCGACGTCGACGGCGAGCTCCACCTGCTCTTCCGGCCGCAGCACACGCTCTCCGTCCCCGCACTCCAGGAGATCGCATGA
- a CDS encoding Dyp-type peroxidase: MARADGGEEQPRSGLSRRQVLLGGAAAGVGAAVSVGGSYARAAIGEPPAPADPAANGRRVVPFHGEHQAGVEMKPQAHQSLVSLTLDDDVDRDGLQRLLRILTDDAHRATQGFSPLADSEPELAVVPAGLTVTFGFGPRLVERARPRGGAPAWLRPLPPFGVDRLEERWNGGDLLLQIATDDPVTLSHTQRMLLKDARSFAKVTWVQTGFRRAHASQMPGTTMRNLLGQVDGTTNPVPGTADFADLVWNRGEPEWMAGGTSLVVRRIALEMDKWDRLDRSGREEAVGRTLRTGAPLTGGTEHDEPDFEAKTTIGFPRIAEYAHIRRARMDDTSQRIFRRGYNYDLMPGDALVEPGSVSQHGLIFTSFQRDPDHQFVPMQRRLAELDLLNEWTIPIGSAVFAIPPGCADGGFIGETMF, from the coding sequence GTGGCACGAGCTGACGGCGGGGAAGAGCAGCCGCGGAGCGGGCTGAGCCGACGACAGGTCCTCCTCGGCGGCGCCGCCGCGGGCGTCGGCGCGGCGGTGTCCGTGGGCGGCAGCTACGCCCGGGCCGCGATCGGGGAGCCTCCGGCCCCGGCGGACCCCGCGGCGAACGGACGGCGCGTGGTGCCGTTCCACGGCGAGCACCAGGCCGGCGTGGAGATGAAACCGCAGGCGCACCAGTCGCTGGTCTCGCTCACCCTCGACGACGACGTCGATCGGGACGGCCTGCAGCGGCTGCTGCGCATCCTCACCGACGACGCCCACCGCGCGACCCAGGGGTTCTCCCCGCTCGCCGACTCCGAGCCAGAGCTCGCCGTGGTCCCGGCCGGCCTGACGGTGACCTTCGGCTTCGGGCCGCGCCTGGTCGAGCGCGCCCGTCCCAGGGGCGGCGCCCCGGCCTGGCTGCGGCCGCTGCCGCCCTTCGGCGTCGACCGGTTGGAGGAGCGGTGGAACGGCGGCGACCTGCTGCTGCAGATCGCGACCGACGACCCGGTCACGCTGAGCCACACCCAGCGCATGCTGCTCAAGGACGCGCGCAGCTTCGCGAAGGTCACGTGGGTGCAGACCGGCTTCCGGCGGGCGCACGCCTCGCAGATGCCGGGCACCACGATGCGCAACCTGCTCGGGCAGGTCGACGGCACGACCAACCCGGTCCCGGGCACGGCCGACTTCGCCGACCTCGTGTGGAACCGCGGCGAGCCGGAGTGGATGGCCGGCGGCACCAGCCTGGTGGTCCGCCGCATCGCGCTCGAGATGGACAAGTGGGACCGGCTCGACCGGAGCGGCCGGGAGGAGGCGGTGGGGCGCACCCTGCGTACCGGTGCGCCGCTCACGGGGGGTACCGAGCACGACGAGCCCGACTTCGAGGCGAAGACCACGATCGGCTTCCCCCGCATCGCGGAGTACGCCCACATCCGCCGAGCCCGCATGGACGACACCAGCCAGCGCATCTTCCGCCGCGGCTACAACTACGACCTCATGCCCGGCGACGCACTGGTCGAGCCGGGCTCGGTGTCGCAGCACGGGCTGATCTTCACCTCGTTCCAGCGCGACCCGGACCACCAGTTCGTGCCCATGCAGCGGCGCCTGGCCGAGCTGGACCTGCTCAACGAGTGGACGATCCCCATCGGGTCCGCCGTCTTCGCCATCCCGCCGGGGTGCGCGGACGGGGGCTTCATCGGCGAGACGATGTTCTGA
- a CDS encoding ABC transporter substrate-binding protein, which yields MSISRSRRYRAVAAVLAAGALTLSACGSGDEAAAPAAAPASAAGSPAGSGSFPLTVENCGEEVTFEKAPERVVLLKSSPVPYLHELGVMSKVISRAGAFARDYYDDATWAELEDVPLLTDKIDGSGHLQISKEAVLDLEPDLVMGSVDNLSRETLAAVGIPLLEEPALCPEPPTDPSFASVEEQFLVYGKVFGVEDVARQKADAFRAEVEQATSQTPAGERRTAAVLYPTVGGGTTYAYGTRSMAHPQLEAAGFENVFADTDERVFEVTLEELIGRDPDVLVLLYSEGDPAAVEKAVTDLPGAGNLAAVRDGNVMTQLFNFTEPPSPLALDGLRAIVDRFGSAS from the coding sequence ATGAGCATCAGCCGCTCCCGGCGCTACCGTGCGGTGGCCGCCGTCCTGGCCGCCGGTGCCCTCACGCTGAGCGCGTGCGGCTCGGGCGACGAGGCAGCCGCCCCTGCCGCCGCGCCCGCTTCGGCGGCGGGGAGCCCGGCCGGCAGCGGGTCGTTCCCGCTCACGGTCGAGAACTGCGGCGAGGAGGTCACGTTCGAGAAGGCGCCGGAGCGAGTCGTGCTGCTCAAGAGCTCGCCGGTGCCCTACCTGCACGAGCTCGGCGTCATGAGCAAGGTCATCTCCCGCGCCGGCGCGTTCGCCCGCGACTACTACGACGACGCCACGTGGGCGGAGCTGGAGGACGTCCCGCTGCTCACGGACAAGATCGACGGCAGCGGACACCTGCAGATCTCCAAGGAGGCGGTCCTCGACCTCGAGCCCGACCTGGTCATGGGGTCGGTCGACAACCTCAGCCGGGAGACGCTCGCCGCCGTCGGCATCCCGCTGCTCGAGGAGCCCGCGCTCTGCCCCGAGCCGCCCACCGACCCCTCCTTCGCGTCCGTGGAGGAGCAGTTCCTGGTTTACGGCAAGGTGTTCGGCGTCGAGGACGTCGCCCGGCAGAAGGCCGACGCCTTCCGCGCGGAGGTCGAGCAGGCGACCTCGCAGACCCCGGCAGGGGAGCGTCGCACGGCCGCGGTGCTGTACCCGACGGTCGGCGGCGGCACGACGTACGCCTACGGGACGCGCAGCATGGCCCACCCGCAGCTGGAGGCGGCCGGCTTCGAGAACGTCTTCGCCGACACCGACGAGCGCGTCTTCGAGGTCACGCTCGAGGAGCTCATCGGCCGGGACCCCGACGTCCTGGTCCTGCTCTACTCCGAGGGCGACCCGGCCGCCGTCGAGAAGGCGGTCACCGACCTGCCGGGTGCCGGCAACCTCGCCGCGGTCCGGGACGGCAACGTCATGACGCAGCTGTTCAACTTCACCGAGCCGCCGTCGCCGCTGGCGCTCGACGGGCTGCGGGCGATCGTCGACCGCTTCGGCAGCGCCTCGTGA
- a CDS encoding metal-sensitive transcriptional regulator, whose amino-acid sequence MRPSRRDEEHEMTTAAHATPGYSEDKEAHLKRLRRIEGQVRGLQRQVENDTYCIDVLTQVSAATRALESFALSLLEEHLHHCVAAALQNGGDEADAKVKEASAAIARLVKS is encoded by the coding sequence ATGAGGCCCAGCCGACGGGACGAGGAGCACGAGATGACGACAGCGGCCCACGCCACGCCCGGCTACTCCGAGGACAAGGAAGCGCACCTCAAGCGACTGCGCCGCATCGAGGGGCAGGTCCGCGGGCTGCAGCGCCAGGTGGAGAACGACACCTACTGCATCGACGTCCTGACGCAGGTCTCGGCTGCGACCCGCGCGCTGGAGTCGTTCGCGCTGTCCCTGCTCGAGGAGCACCTGCACCACTGCGTCGCCGCGGCGCTGCAGAACGGGGGCGACGAGGCGGACGCGAAGGTCAAGGAGGCGTCCGCCGCCATCGCCCGCCTCGTCAAGTCCTGA
- a CDS encoding copper resistance CopC family protein has translation MHVRRLLLVVLVLAALPALAGPAAAHDKVVAQSPERDARLVAAPDAVTLRFGGTPLQVGATVMVVDPAGRDWAAGEPVVRGSVVTQRLDPGMGDGWYQARWRVVSEDGSPLSESFDFAVGEVVGGARVAVVASGDEPVEESADDAVAFVDAAPVAAGSGPASSWLLRNGLLGALAGLLVAAALGAAARSRSRRPADGRASSSAS, from the coding sequence GTGCACGTCAGGCGCCTGCTGCTCGTCGTCCTCGTCCTCGCGGCCCTGCCGGCTCTCGCGGGGCCGGCCGCGGCGCACGACAAGGTCGTCGCGCAGAGCCCCGAGCGCGACGCCCGCCTCGTCGCCGCGCCGGACGCCGTCACGCTCCGGTTCGGCGGCACGCCCCTGCAGGTCGGGGCCACGGTGATGGTCGTGGACCCCGCGGGCCGTGACTGGGCGGCCGGGGAGCCGGTGGTGCGCGGCTCGGTCGTCACCCAGCGGCTCGACCCCGGCATGGGCGACGGGTGGTACCAGGCCCGGTGGCGGGTCGTGTCCGAGGACGGCTCACCGTTGAGCGAGTCGTTCGACTTCGCCGTCGGCGAGGTCGTGGGCGGGGCCAGGGTGGCCGTCGTCGCGTCAGGTGACGAGCCGGTCGAGGAGTCCGCGGACGACGCCGTCGCCTTCGTCGACGCGGCGCCCGTCGCGGCGGGCTCCGGCCCGGCGAGCTCCTGGCTGCTGCGCAACGGCCTGCTCGGCGCGCTCGCCGGACTGCTGGTCGCCGCCGCCCTCGGCGCGGCCGCCCGCTCCCGTTCCCGCCGCCCGGCCGACGGCCGGGCCTCGTCGTCAGCCTCCTGA
- a CDS encoding heavy-metal-associated domain-containing protein: MTTTTYTVTGMTCGHCVGAVTEEISRLRGVTDVAVDLNPGGASVVTVTSSAPLDEPAVREAVDEAGYELTGAAQ; encoded by the coding sequence ATGACCACCACCACCTACACCGTCACCGGGATGACCTGCGGCCACTGCGTGGGCGCGGTGACCGAGGAGATCAGCCGGCTGCGGGGGGTCACCGACGTCGCCGTCGACCTCAACCCCGGGGGCGCCTCGGTCGTCACCGTCACCTCGTCCGCCCCCCTGGACGAGCCGGCGGTCCGCGAGGCGGTCGACGAGGCCGGCTACGAGCTCACGGGAGCTGCACAGTGA
- a CDS encoding copper chaperone PCu(A)C — protein MNVRRRTTALLLALPLVLATGCGSSDSGTSGGVAAAATGAVDAAATSPLVMSDGWVKAAESGMSAGFGVLRNDSDEQVTVTAATSDVSPEIELHETVEGADGQMMMQEKAGGFVIPAHSTYALQPGASHLMLMSLNGALQAGDEVEFTLTLSNGSDYTFTVPVKDYQGANERYVPGGEMEMGGGPSTPAPTAATSGAPMDMDAES, from the coding sequence ATGAACGTGCGTCGCCGCACGACCGCCCTGCTGCTCGCCCTCCCGCTCGTCCTCGCGACCGGCTGCGGGTCCTCGGACTCCGGCACGAGCGGCGGAGTGGCCGCAGCCGCGACGGGGGCCGTGGACGCCGCGGCGACGAGCCCGCTGGTGATGTCGGACGGCTGGGTCAAGGCGGCCGAGAGCGGGATGTCGGCCGGGTTCGGTGTGCTCCGCAACGACAGCGACGAGCAGGTCACCGTGACCGCCGCGACTTCTGACGTGTCCCCGGAGATCGAGCTGCACGAGACCGTCGAGGGCGCCGACGGCCAGATGATGATGCAGGAGAAGGCCGGCGGGTTCGTCATCCCGGCGCACTCGACCTACGCCCTGCAGCCGGGGGCGAGCCACCTCATGCTGATGAGCCTCAACGGCGCCCTGCAGGCCGGGGACGAGGTCGAGTTCACCCTGACGCTGTCCAACGGCAGCGACTACACCTTCACCGTGCCGGTCAAGGACTACCAGGGCGCCAACGAGCGCTACGTGCCCGGCGGCGAGATGGAGATGGGGGGCGGGCCCTCCACACCGGCGCCCACTGCGGCGACGTCGGGCGCCCCGATGGACATGGACGCGGAGTCCTGA
- a CDS encoding heavy metal translocating P-type ATPase — protein sequence MTCASCASRIEKKLNRMDGVTASVNYATEKAKVTYAEGVRPEDLVATVEKTGYTAELPPPPRSSEAAAAAAAAAAAEPEAVDLLRRRLVATAALSLPVLLLSMVPALQFDNWQWAALTLAAPVAAWGAWPFHRAAWVNLRHGAATMDTLISVGVLAALGWSLYALFLGDAGAPGMRMPFDLWPGGEHRGDEIYLEVASVVTVFILAGRYFEARAKRRSGDALRALLELGAKDVAVLRDGVELRAPIDQLSTGDEFIVRPGEKLATDGVVVEGTSAVDASMLTGEPVPVEVGPGDAVVGGTVNAGGRLLVRATRVGADTQLARMARLVEEAQNGKAQAQRLADRVSGVFVPVVITLALATLGFWLGRGEGAEAAFTAAVAVLIIACPCALGLATPTALLVGTGRGAQLGILIKGPEMLESTRRVDTVVLDKTGTVTEGRMALVEVLPVAGQDAGELLAVAGALEDSSEHPVGRAIAGAARERADALSAVTGFASSEGLGVAGLVEGRSVVVGRRSWLAEEWSQHAPEGLARAADAAAAEGRTTVWVGWDGAVRGALVVADTVKPTSAEAVRRLRELGLRPVLLTGDNEPAARAVAAQVGIAADDVVAQVLPAGKVDVVRRLQGEGKVVAMVGDGVNDAAALAAADLGLAMGTGTDVAIEASDVTLVRGDLTAAADAIRLARRTLGTIKGNLFWAFGYNVAALPLAAAGLLNPLLAGAAMALSSVFVVSNSLRLRRFR from the coding sequence ATGACCTGCGCCTCGTGCGCGAGCCGGATCGAGAAGAAGCTCAACCGGATGGACGGCGTCACCGCCTCGGTCAACTACGCCACGGAGAAGGCCAAGGTCACGTACGCCGAGGGGGTGCGCCCCGAGGACCTCGTCGCCACCGTGGAGAAGACCGGCTACACGGCCGAGCTGCCACCGCCACCGAGGAGCTCCGAGGCCGCAGCGGCCGCAGCGGCCGCCGCCGCCGCCGAGCCGGAGGCCGTTGACCTGCTCCGGCGCCGACTGGTGGCCACGGCGGCGCTCAGCCTCCCGGTCCTGCTGCTGTCGATGGTGCCCGCGCTGCAGTTCGACAACTGGCAGTGGGCCGCCCTGACCCTCGCGGCACCGGTCGCGGCCTGGGGGGCGTGGCCCTTCCACCGCGCGGCCTGGGTCAACCTCCGCCACGGCGCCGCCACCATGGACACCCTGATCTCCGTCGGCGTGCTGGCCGCTCTCGGCTGGTCGCTCTACGCCCTCTTCCTCGGCGACGCCGGTGCTCCCGGGATGCGGATGCCGTTCGACCTGTGGCCGGGCGGCGAGCACCGCGGGGACGAGATCTACCTCGAGGTCGCCTCGGTCGTCACCGTCTTCATCCTCGCCGGCCGCTACTTCGAAGCTCGCGCGAAGCGTCGTTCCGGGGACGCGCTTCGCGCTCTGCTCGAGCTCGGGGCCAAGGACGTCGCGGTGCTGCGCGACGGGGTGGAGCTGCGGGCCCCGATCGACCAGCTGTCGACGGGCGACGAGTTCATCGTGCGCCCCGGCGAGAAGCTCGCGACCGACGGGGTCGTGGTGGAGGGCACGTCGGCCGTCGACGCCTCGATGCTGACCGGCGAGCCGGTACCGGTCGAGGTCGGCCCCGGCGACGCGGTCGTCGGCGGCACCGTGAACGCGGGCGGCCGGCTCCTCGTACGCGCCACCCGGGTCGGCGCCGACACGCAGCTGGCGCGGATGGCCCGCCTGGTCGAGGAGGCGCAGAACGGCAAGGCCCAGGCCCAGCGGCTCGCGGACCGGGTGTCGGGCGTGTTCGTCCCGGTCGTCATCACCCTCGCGCTGGCCACGCTGGGGTTCTGGCTCGGCAGGGGCGAGGGGGCCGAGGCCGCCTTCACGGCGGCCGTCGCGGTGCTCATCATCGCCTGCCCGTGCGCCCTCGGGCTGGCCACGCCGACCGCGCTCCTGGTCGGCACCGGGCGCGGGGCCCAGCTCGGGATCCTCATCAAGGGCCCGGAGATGCTCGAGTCCACGCGCCGGGTCGACACCGTCGTGCTCGACAAGACCGGGACGGTCACCGAGGGCCGGATGGCCCTCGTCGAGGTCCTTCCGGTCGCCGGTCAGGATGCGGGCGAACTGCTCGCGGTGGCGGGCGCGCTCGAGGACTCCTCGGAGCACCCCGTCGGCCGGGCGATCGCGGGCGCCGCCAGAGAGCGAGCCGACGCGTTGTCCGCCGTGACCGGGTTCGCGAGCAGCGAGGGCCTGGGCGTGGCCGGCCTCGTGGAGGGGCGCTCGGTCGTGGTGGGCCGTCGGTCCTGGCTGGCGGAGGAGTGGTCCCAGCACGCGCCCGAGGGCCTCGCCCGGGCGGCCGACGCCGCCGCCGCGGAGGGGCGTACGACGGTCTGGGTCGGCTGGGACGGCGCCGTGCGCGGCGCGCTGGTCGTCGCGGACACCGTCAAGCCGACGTCCGCCGAGGCGGTCCGGCGCCTGCGGGAGCTCGGGCTGCGGCCGGTGCTGCTGACCGGGGACAACGAGCCGGCCGCGCGTGCGGTGGCCGCGCAGGTCGGGATCGCCGCGGACGACGTCGTCGCGCAGGTGCTCCCGGCCGGCAAGGTCGATGTCGTACGCCGGCTGCAGGGCGAGGGCAAGGTCGTCGCCATGGTCGGTGACGGGGTCAACGACGCCGCCGCCCTCGCCGCCGCCGACCTCGGCCTGGCGATGGGCACCGGCACCGATGTCGCGATCGAGGCCTCCGACGTCACCCTCGTCCGCGGCGACCTCACGGCCGCCGCCGACGCGATCCGGCTGGCGCGCCGGACGCTCGGCACCATCAAGGGCAACCTCTTCTGGGCGTTCGGCTACAACGTCGCCGCGCTCCCGCTCGCTGCGGCCGGCCTGCTCAACCCGTTGCTGGCCGGCGCCGCCATGGCGCTCAGCTCGGTGTTCGTGGTGTCGAACAGCCTGCGGCTGCGCAGGTTCCGCTGA
- a CDS encoding class I SAM-dependent methyltransferase yields MTSASHVQDNLNAYWSGRSVPYDAYQLRPERYEADRKAWAEAFCAALPAAPADVLDLGTGSGYVSTLLAELGHRVVGTDLAEGMVEVARAHAGRMASPPRIELGDAVAPAYPDESFDAITNRYVMWTLREPMTALANWKRVLRPGGVLAVVDATWFPDGLDEGTPEFTLLYDETVAAALRLATSRSIEDTALLVKQAGFEDVTVTPLEAIYALDSAHGVADHHELQMQYLVRAVRP; encoded by the coding sequence ATGACCAGCGCTTCGCACGTCCAGGACAACCTCAACGCCTACTGGAGCGGGCGGAGCGTCCCCTACGACGCCTATCAGCTGCGCCCCGAGCGCTACGAGGCCGACCGGAAGGCCTGGGCCGAGGCGTTCTGCGCGGCGCTGCCGGCGGCCCCCGCGGACGTGCTCGACCTCGGCACCGGCAGCGGCTACGTGTCGACGCTGCTGGCCGAGCTGGGCCACCGGGTCGTCGGGACCGACCTCGCCGAGGGCATGGTCGAGGTCGCGCGGGCGCACGCCGGGCGCATGGCGAGCCCGCCCCGGATCGAGCTCGGGGACGCCGTCGCCCCGGCGTACCCGGACGAGAGCTTCGACGCGATCACGAACCGGTACGTGATGTGGACCCTGCGCGAGCCGATGACCGCGCTCGCCAACTGGAAGCGCGTCCTGCGGCCCGGCGGCGTGCTCGCGGTCGTGGACGCCACGTGGTTCCCCGACGGGCTGGACGAGGGCACCCCGGAGTTCACCCTGCTCTACGACGAGACCGTCGCTGCCGCGCTGCGGCTCGCCACCTCGCGCTCCATCGAGGACACGGCCCTGCTCGTCAAGCAGGCCGGCTTCGAGGACGTCACCGTGACCCCGCTGGAGGCCATCTACGCGCTGGACTCGGCGCACGGGGTGGCGGACCACCACGAGCTGCAGATGCAGTACCTCGTCCGCGCCGTCCGGCCGTAG
- a CDS encoding class I SAM-dependent methyltransferase, with amino-acid sequence MSGATAVQGTAADWSAELLRSWDEQQQGFLPRREERFSVMADVVARLAGPQARVLDLGAGPGSTSDRLLRALPGAACVAVDADPVLLAIGAEAYGPVWGERLRFVDADLREPGWAGSLPVIGFDAVVSTTALHWLDPGSLHAVYAAAHGLLRPGGVLLNGDGMPYAPAAGTLTRVSDEAYAADYAESFVEGGAGDWDGWWEQALARPELAAAAREREARREAARSRYVARPEGSTSYALHRAALLDAGFAEVDTVWQWYSDRVLVAVKSS; translated from the coding sequence GTGAGCGGGGCGACGGCCGTGCAGGGCACAGCGGCCGACTGGAGCGCAGAGCTGCTGCGCAGCTGGGACGAGCAGCAGCAGGGCTTCCTGCCCCGGCGCGAGGAGCGCTTCTCCGTGATGGCCGACGTCGTCGCGCGGCTCGCGGGGCCACAGGCCCGTGTCCTCGACCTCGGCGCCGGTCCGGGCTCCACCTCCGACCGGCTGCTGCGGGCGCTGCCCGGGGCCGCCTGCGTCGCGGTGGACGCCGACCCGGTGCTGCTCGCGATCGGCGCCGAAGCGTACGGCCCGGTGTGGGGGGAGCGGCTGCGCTTCGTCGACGCTGACCTGCGCGAGCCGGGGTGGGCCGGCTCGCTGCCCGTCATCGGGTTCGACGCGGTCGTCTCCACCACGGCCCTGCACTGGCTTGACCCCGGCTCGCTGCACGCGGTCTATGCCGCCGCTCACGGACTGCTGCGGCCCGGTGGCGTCCTGCTCAACGGCGACGGGATGCCGTACGCCCCCGCCGCCGGGACGCTCACCCGGGTCTCCGACGAGGCCTACGCGGCGGACTACGCCGAGTCGTTCGTGGAGGGCGGCGCGGGGGACTGGGACGGCTGGTGGGAGCAGGCGCTCGCCCGTCCCGAGCTCGCGGCCGCAGCGCGGGAGCGCGAGGCGCGCCGCGAGGCCGCCCGGAGCCGCTACGTCGCCCGCCCCGAGGGCTCGACGTCGTACGCCCTGCACCGCGCGGCCCTGCTCGACGCCGGCTTCGCCGAGGTCGACACGGTGTGGCAGTGGTACTCGGACCGGGTGCTGGTGGCGGTCAAGTCCTCGTGA
- a CDS encoding FecCD family ABC transporter permease has translation MSLAAEPSAAASVAAGGDVLGLRRLRRRFVAWLAGLTALLVLTLVVGVGAGAVAIGPGTVASIVGHHLLGLPGERTWSLSQDAIVWQVRFPRVLLGALVGAGLAVCGAAMQAMVRNMLADPYLLGVNSGASSGAAGAILFGFGAGLGEYALQGSAFLGALAASALVFLVARTSGRVTSVRLLLAGVAVGYALYALTSFLIFASDSAEGARSVLFWLLGSLGLATWNGPLAVVAAVVLLTVGLLTVWGRRLDALAIGDDTALSLGVSPAAFRTRLLLLVSLCVGVLVAASGSIGFVGLVVPHFARRIIGAAHARALPVAALLGAIFLVWADIAARVVLQPQELPIGIVTALVGAPFLLILVRRLHTPGV, from the coding sequence GTGAGCCTCGCCGCCGAGCCGTCCGCGGCGGCGAGCGTGGCCGCGGGCGGCGACGTCCTGGGGCTGCGCCGGCTGCGCCGCCGGTTCGTCGCCTGGCTGGCCGGCCTGACCGCGCTGCTCGTCCTCACGCTGGTCGTCGGGGTCGGCGCGGGGGCGGTGGCCATCGGCCCGGGCACGGTGGCCTCGATCGTCGGCCACCACCTGCTCGGGCTGCCCGGCGAGCGCACCTGGTCCCTGTCGCAGGACGCGATCGTCTGGCAGGTCCGCTTCCCCCGCGTGCTGCTCGGTGCGCTGGTCGGCGCGGGGCTGGCGGTCTGCGGCGCGGCGATGCAGGCGATGGTGCGCAACATGCTCGCCGACCCGTACCTGCTCGGGGTGAACTCCGGGGCGTCGAGCGGTGCTGCCGGCGCGATCCTGTTCGGCTTCGGCGCCGGCCTCGGCGAGTACGCCCTGCAGGGCAGCGCCTTCCTGGGGGCCCTCGCCGCGTCCGCGCTGGTCTTCCTGGTGGCCCGCACGTCCGGCCGGGTGACCTCGGTGCGCCTGCTGCTGGCCGGCGTCGCCGTCGGCTACGCGCTCTATGCGCTCACCAGCTTCCTGATCTTCGCGTCCGACTCTGCGGAGGGGGCGCGGTCGGTCCTCTTCTGGCTGCTCGGCTCGCTCGGGCTCGCGACCTGGAACGGCCCCCTCGCCGTCGTGGCGGCGGTGGTCCTGCTGACCGTGGGGCTGCTGACGGTGTGGGGACGGCGGCTGGACGCGCTCGCTATCGGCGACGACACCGCTCTGTCGCTCGGCGTCTCGCCGGCGGCCTTCCGCACCCGGCTGCTGCTGCTGGTCTCGCTGTGCGTCGGCGTGCTCGTCGCCGCCTCGGGAAGCATCGGCTTCGTCGGGCTGGTCGTCCCGCACTTCGCCCGCCGCATCATCGGCGCCGCGCACGCCCGCGCCCTGCCGGTCGCGGCACTGCTGGGCGCGATCTTCCTCGTCTGGGCCGACATCGCCGCACGCGTCGTGCTGCAGCCGCAGGAGCTCCCCATCGGCATCGTCACCGCCCTCGTGGGCGCGCCCTTCCTCCTGATCCTCGTGCGCCGGCTGCACACGCCGGGCGTGTGA
- a CDS encoding DUF3180 domain-containing protein has protein sequence MSDPRPSIRPTSIAWIVAAVLVCAAAAWTLLQVLDARGTDLLAKQWLEVPWTLPVGLLLVALGLGVSALAWRRRLAGAPHARPVDPLAAARLVGLAKASSHVGAVLTGGYAGYAVFLVPDADMFGRRLWDAAFAAVASGLVVVAGLLLERVLRLPEEHDRAASGAQ, from the coding sequence GTGAGCGACCCCCGCCCGAGCATCCGCCCGACGTCGATCGCGTGGATCGTGGCCGCCGTGCTGGTGTGCGCCGCAGCGGCCTGGACCCTGCTCCAGGTGCTCGACGCGCGCGGCACCGACCTGCTGGCGAAGCAGTGGCTCGAGGTGCCGTGGACGCTCCCCGTCGGCCTGCTGCTGGTGGCGCTCGGGCTCGGGGTGTCGGCGCTGGCCTGGCGCCGGCGCCTCGCCGGGGCGCCGCACGCCCGCCCCGTCGACCCGCTCGCCGCCGCCCGGCTGGTGGGCCTGGCGAAGGCCTCGTCGCACGTCGGGGCCGTGCTGACCGGTGGCTACGCGGGCTACGCGGTGTTCCTCGTGCCGGATGCGGACATGTTCGGGCGCAGGCTCTGGGACGCCGCCTTCGCCGCCGTCGCCTCCGGCCTGGTCGTCGTCGCCGGCCTGCTGCTCGAGCGGGTGCTGCGGCTGCCCGAGGAGCACGACCGGGCGGCGTCGGGCGCGCAGTGA